From the genome of Papaver somniferum cultivar HN1 chromosome 2, ASM357369v1, whole genome shotgun sequence, one region includes:
- the LOC113351928 gene encoding S-locus-specific glycoprotein S13-like: MNLQVQQFMFSLSLLLLLVSFIGVESSNDHFISNRIKRGSSLSPNGTRYWLSDSGNIAFGFYPLPCTSSSITTCIDQYVVGIWFVNSPHKTLVWTANRDDPPLSNLYSLIITEEGNFLLRADNKDKPLIDVHRHIQPVSYAKMHDNGYFVLYNAESQIIWESFDYPTDTILGGQVLKDDVDMVSGVSLFNPGSGEYKQ, from the coding sequence ATGAACCTTCAAGTTCAACAGTTTATGTTCTCGTTATCTTTATTATTACTACTAGTTTCATTCATAGGAGTCGAATCGTCGAACGATCATTTCATCAGCAACAGAATAAAAAGAGGTTCATCTCTTTCTCCCAACGGTACTAGGTATTGGCTTTCTGATTCAGGTAACATTGCTTTTGGTTTCTACCCGTTACCATGTACAAGTTCTTCAATAACCACCTGTATTGATCAGTATGTCGTCGGTATATGGTTCGTTAACTCACCACATAAAACACTAGTTTGGACTGCTAATCGTGATGATCCTCCGTTATCCAACTTGTATTCGCTTATCATCACCGAAGAAGGGAATTTCTTATTGCGGGCAGACAATAAAGATAAACCACTAATAGACGTGCATCGGCATATTCAACCGGTGTCATACGCAAAGATGCATGACAATGGTTACTTCGTTTTATATAATGCGGAATCTCAAATTATATGGGAAAGTTTTGATTATCCGACTGACACTATTCTCGGCGGCCAAGTGTTAAAAGATGATGTTGATATGGTGTCTGGTGTTTCTTTGTTCAACCCGGGTTCTGGCGAGTATAAGCAGTGA